The following coding sequences lie in one Carcharodon carcharias isolate sCarCar2 chromosome 35, sCarCar2.pri, whole genome shotgun sequence genomic window:
- the LOC121272815 gene encoding fibulin-2-like, producing MCENTLGSFVCHPRAQCGPGLVVNAQGSCVDTNECESLSEPCANGFNCINTIGSYTCHRNVISCSLGYQPSEDNARCVDIDECRAGVHRCGVDQVCRNTPGSYRCDCRQGYRVDPYGRACLDIDECRRYVGRLCAQKCENSPGSYHCSCAIGYMLAEDGHNCKDVNECEASPCSQECANVYGSYQCYCRQGYTLNRMDRTSCEDVDECSLTAATLCSYRCVNTPGSFTCVCPEGYVLAPNGRNCRDLEECSLGTHNCTAAETCFNIQGGFKCLTFECPAGYRKVGQARCERLSCQDYVECQTVPQRITYYQLSFPSNIRVPANIFRISPSPVYIGDNILLGITRGNEGMFFSTRRLNNYTGFVYLQLQPREPRDFLLDVEMTLIRQGRATKFIARIYVFITGPSL from the exons ATGTGCGAGAACACCCTTGGCTCCTTTGTCTGTCACCCAAGGGCACAGTGTGGACCTGGCCTGGTTGTTAATGCACAAGGCAGCTGTGTTG ACACTAACGAATGCGAGAGCCTCAGCGAACCCTGCGCCAACGGTTTCAACTGCATCAACACCATCGGCTCCTACACGTGCCACCGGAACGTCATCAGCTGCAGCCTAGGGTACCAGCCAAGCGAGGACAACGCCCGGTGCGTGG ATATCGACGAGTGCCGGGCTGGGGTGCATCGCTGTGGCGTGGACCAGGTGTGCCGCAACACCCCCGGAAGTTACCGCTGTGACTGCCGGCAGGGCTACCGGGTGGACCCCTACGGCAGGGCTTGCCTAG ACATCGACGAGTGCCGCCGGTATGTGGGACGCCTCTGCGCCCAGAAATGCGAGAACTCGCCCGGATCGTATCACTGCTCCTGCGCCATTGGGTACATGCTTGCCGAGGACGGCCACAACTGCAAAG ATGTTAATGAGTGTGAAGCCAGCCCATGCAGCCAGGAATGTGCCAACGTGTATGGATCGTATCAGTGCTACTGCAGGCAGGGGTACACCCTCAACCGGATGGACAGAACGAGCTGCGAAG ATGTCGACGAGTGTTCCCTGACTGCTGCAACCCTTTGTTCCTATCGCTGCGTGAACACACCAGGATCCTTCACCTGTGTCTGTCCTGAGGGCTACGTCCTTGCTCCCAATGGGAGGAACTGCCGAG ATCTCGAGGAGTGCTCGCTGGGTACCCACAACTGCACGGCGGCCGAGACCTGCTTCAACATTCAGGGTGGATTCAAATGCCTGACCTTCGAGTGTCCCGCCGGCTACCGCAAAGTGGGACAGGC CCGTTGCGAGCGACTGTCGTGCCAGGATTACGTTGAGTGCCAGACCGTGCCACAGAGGATCACCTACTACCAGCTGAGCTTCCCCTCCAACATCCGGGTGCCGGCCAACATCTTCCGCATCAGCCCGTCCCCGGTCTACATCGGCGACAACATCCTGCTGGGCATCACGAGGGGCAACGAGGGCATGTTCTTCAGCACCCGCCGGCTCAACAACTACACCGGCTTCGTCTACCTGCAGCTGCAGCCGCGGGAGCCCCGGGACTTCCTCCTGGACGTGGAGATGACCCTGATCCGGCAGGGCAGGGCCACCAAGTTCATCGCCAGAATCTACGTGTTCATCACGGGACCCTCGCTCTGA